CGGGCCCGCAGATCGTGCTCGGGAGGTGAATAACGTTATTCCCTTTCGCCGGGTCAATCTCCGATGTCGCGGAGGGGCTTCGATACGAATACCCGTCCCGTGCTCGGGTCCGCCCAAACGGTGTCCCGGGGATCGCCTGCCCCTTCGCGTCCGACTCCGCCCATCCACTTGGTGCCCCCCGATCGGCTCGCACGTGCGGTGTGGCGGCCGGGCTCTCGGAGGCCCCGAGGTGCCATCCCGGGAAAAAATGGACAGGTTGGGGTCCGGCCGGCCCGCGAGTCACGCCATCCTGGTGGCGTCGACGACCGATCGTCGGTCGCGACGAACCGATCACCCCGGGGCCGCCACGCCCGCGGGCAAGCCGCGTCAGGGACGACGCCCACCAGGAGGAATCCCGACATGCACCACGAATCCCCTGACGGCGAAAGCCGGTCCGTCGTCCACACGCGCCTCAACGGCGAACGCGCGGGGGCCGAGACGCCCCACTCCGCAGCCCACGCGCCGGACGGCTGGGGCCGGCCCGGCGGCGGCGTGAGCGTGGGCCCAGGGGCCCGGGTGCCCGGGCCCGCCTACGATCCCGACCTGGATTACTCGGGCGAGTTGAGTACCGGCCCGTTCCAGCTGCGTTGGGAGTTCATCGGCCCCGCGGAGGCGGAGGCCATGCTCGGGCCGGACTTCGACGACCTCGAGCTGGACCATCAACGCATCTCGTGGTTTCGCCGGATGATGTGGGGCGGTCGCTGGGAGTTGGACTTCGACGCGATCGGGGTCGACGTCCACGGCAGGGTCGTCGCCGGCCGTCATCGCCTCTTCGCCGTCGTCGAGACCGGCGTGCGGCTCTGGTTCTTGGTCTCGCGCAGGCGCGCGGTTGAGCCGGGGGTTTCGCGCGTCGTCCCCCCCGGCGTGTGACCGGGCGGCTCCCGAGGCCGGAGAATGGACCAAGTGGTTCAGGCCCCGGCCTTCGGCTTCTCGGGCCGGTACATGGAACCGGGACATTGGGTGACGGGCGTTCGGGGACATGGGTGACAGGTTGGGGATCAGGGATGGCCTTCCGGAGCAGGCCCGCCGTGCCCCGGAGGGGCGCGTCCCACGTGTCGCCGCGATTGGAGTTCGAGGCCACGGCCTCCGCCGAGGGGGCCGACTCCCGGGAGCTTCGCCGGCGTTGCGACGTCGGCCCTGAGGCCGCTTGCAAGTGGATCGCCCGGCATCGCGAGATCGAGGTCGGGGTGCTCGGGCTCGGCGACGAGCACCCCGACCGGGGCGGTCGCAAGCCCCGCCGACGGCTGATCGGCATGGGCCGCCGCGACGCGTCCGCGGCCGGCATCATGAGCGCGAAACTCCGCCGCGACCGGCAGGCCGACGCCGCGGCCTTCGCCCGCTTCGAGCACGACGCGCTCGACAGCCGGTGGCAGATGGACTTCAAGGGCGACTTCACCGCCGCCGGCCGCCACCCCCTGGCCGTACTCGACGGCCGCTCGCGGCTCGACCTGGGCGTGTTTTCGCCCACGGCGACGATCGGGCCCCCACAGCCCGCGGCCTCCTGACGACGCTGCCCCGCCGCCACAGCCTGCGCGAGCGGCCGCCTTCACGGGCTGCCCGAGCGGCCGCCCTGCGACGACGGCTCCACTGCGGGCCGCCGGCGAGGGCTCGCGGCACCGGGCGCCTCCAACAAGTGAGACCTGAAAGTTGAATAGCGTTATTCCGCTTGCGGCCTTCAGCCGTGACTTCACCGAACGGCGTCGGCCCGGATGTAGGTCCCCTATTAGGTCGGCCCTGCCGTCGATGCAGAAGTCGCCTGACGGCGAAACCGAGGACGCCCTTAGACTCTGCCCCGCCGTTGCGACGAGTCATGAGGGCCTTTTGAGGAGTATCGGAGTGCGAAGAAGTCCTGGAAACCATGACGTCTGCGAGAGTCTTCAACCCGAGGCCACCGCCGAGGACGACCTCGTCGCGAGAGGAAGCGCCGGCCGGCCCCTTGATAGTCCTCGAAGCTTGGAGTTCGGCCCACATGGGCGAAGGGATGGAAAGGTCGAGGAAGGATCGACCGCTGCGGGAAAGGGCGTCGATCCATCGGCTTCGACGGACGCGCCGGGATCCGGGACGTCGACCCCACCCCCACGGTCGGCTTTCTGGGATCTTGCGGAGGAGCCGTTGGACGAGGCCTCCGAATCGGCGGCCGCCCATGACGTCTCGATCGGCGATCCTCTGCGATTCTCTTCCAGTCCGATCTCCTCGGTCCATCGTGAGAGCATCGCGGAATACGTCGGGGCGGGGACCAGGACCGAGCGAACCGTCGCGTACGACTATCGCGACGCCGGTGGGAATCTCCTCTATCAAGTCGTTCGGGGGCCGTACAAACGCTTCTATCAGCGCCGTCCGGACCCGACGCGGGCGGGCGAGTGGATCAACGACCTGGAGGGCGTCGCCCCGATCCTCTATCGGCTGCCGGAGCTGAACTCCGCCGCTCCTTCGGCCCGCGTCTACGTCGCGGAGGGCGAGAAGGACAGCGACCGGCTGGGGTCCCTGGGCCTCGTGGTCACGACCAACCCGATGGGGGCGGGCAAGTGGAAGGCGACTTACAACGCCTCTCTGGAAGGACGCGACGTCGTCGTGCTGCCCGACGCCGACGAGGTCGGACGCAGCCACGCGAGGGCGGTCGCCGAGTCCTTGGCCGGGACGGCCGCGAGCGTCAAGATTCTCGAACTGCCCGGCCTGCCCCACAAGGGCGACGTCTCCGACTGGCTCGACGCCGGCGGGACCGTCGACGAGCTCGAGCGGCTCGCCGACGCCGCGGAGGTCGTCGCTGCCGTCGGGAGTGTTCGGAACGTTTCTCACGACGAGAAGACCGTCATGGAGGTGGTCCGGCCCCACTTCGCCCGATTGTCGGCCGACTTCGGGCTGAGGATCGTCGCCGATTCCCCGAACGATCACGGCTGGCTGACCTGCCGCGCCTTGTACCGTGACGACGCCCGACCGTCGGCGGGACTCAACGTGCGGTCGGGCGTCTATCACGACTTCGGATCGAAGGAGTCGCTGTCGTTCCCCGAGCTATTGGCGAAGTTGAGGCCTAACGCATTCCGCGACCGTCGGGCTGTGCTCGAATACCTGGCGGAGCGTTACGACGTCGCCCCCGTCGCCGACGCCTGGCTGACTCCCGTGCCGTTCGACCTCGCCGCCCCGCCCGTCTTCCCCGTTGAAGCCCTCTCCGAATGGCAGCGCGAGTTCGTCGAGGCGGTGGCGACCGCTACCCAGACCCCCGTCGACCTTGCCGCCATGCTGGCTCTCTCGGTCGTCGCCGTCGCCTGCGCGGGCAAGGTCGAGGTCGTCGTCCGCGCCGGCTACTCCGAACCCGTGAACCTCTTCACGGCAACGGCACAACCCCCCGCCAGCCGAAAGAGCGCCGTCTTCCGCGAACTCCTCGCCCCGGTGGAGGAGTTCGAGCGGACGCTGGTTGACCAGTCGAAAGCGGCGATCGCGGAGGCCCTCGCCCTCCGGGCGATCGAGGAAAAGGCCTTGGAGAGCCTGCGGCGGCGGGCGGCGAAGGCCAAGGGGCCCGAACGGCAGAAGCTGGCCGCCGAGTCCCGGGCCCTCGCCCGCAAGCTGGCCGAGGAGGCCGTCCCTCGTCCGCCCCGCCTGCTGGCCGACGACGCCACGCCCGAGAGCCTGGGGTCCCTCCTGGCGGAGAACGGCGGCCGACTGGGAGTCTTCAGCCCCGAGGGGGGCGTTCTCGACATCCTGGCCGGCCGATACGCCGCTAACAGGGAAGCGGCGAACTACAGCGTCTTCCTGAGCGGCCACGCCGGCGACGCCCTCCGCGTCGACCGCAAGGGCCGGTCGTCGGAATTCGTCGCCCGCCCGGCACTGACACTCGGCCTCGCCGTCCAGCCCGAGGTGATCCGCGGCATGAACCGAATCCCCGGCGCGCGGGGGCGGGGCCTTCAGGCCAGGTTCCTCTACTCCGTGCCGGGGAGCCTCGTCGGACGAAGGGAAGTCGACCCGCCCCCGGCCCCTGAGCAACTTCGACGTGGGTACGGCGAACGCGTGCAGGCCCTGCTGGCCTGGAGGCAAGATGTGAAGGACGCCGTCAGGCTCGGCCTCACGGATGAAGCGCGGACTCGCTGGAACGCGTTCGCCGCGCGGCTCGAACCCCGGCTCGGTCCGTCCGGCGAACTGGTCGTGATCGCCGACTGGGCCGGCAAGCTCGCCGGGGCAGTTGCACGGATCGCCGGCCTGCTCCACATGGCGGATCACGCGTCGAACTTGACGTCCGTCGGTGCTCCCCTCTCGGCCGAGGTCATCGACCGGGCGGTCCTTATCGGCGACTACCTGATTCCCCACGCGAAGGTCGCCTTCGCGCTGATGGACCGGGACCCGTTGGTCGATGACGCCGAGCGGCTGCTGGGCTGGATCCGGCGCCGCGTCGAGGGCCGCGGGGCCGACCGCATGTTCACGAAGCGTGATGCGTTCGAAGCCCTCAAGGGACGGTTCAAGCGGTCGGCGGCCCTGGACCCGCCGCTGGAACTCCTCGCAAGCCACGGCTACATCCGACCGCGCGACAGTGAACGAGGACCCACGCGCGGCCGACCGCCGGGCCCGTGCTACGAAGTCAACCCTCTCGCCTTTCTGGACGCAGCCGATAGGCCGGAGGGAGCTTCTGCGAGTTCAGCGAACTACTCGAGCTGGGACGCGGAGGGGTCGCCCGGGATTATTGCGAATTGTGCGAATGGTATTCAGGGGCATGCCCCTGATCTCGACGAGGAGGGAGACGGGTATGAGGAGGGAGAGATCCCATGACGGCCTACGAACTCATCGTCGACTTGCGTCGCCGCGGCGTGGAACTCACGGGCCGGGCAGGGAGCCTCAGCTATCGGGCGAAACAGGGCGTGATGAAGCGGGAGGACCGAGAGGCACTCAGTGTTCATAAAAGGGACGTCCTCTTACTGCTTAGCAAGGAGACTGCTGATCTCGTCACTCCCTCGAAAAACGTCGATGGTCTGACTCCCGAAGGGTCTGTGTGGTCTGACGGTGAGCGACCACTCCAGGGGAAATATCGATCCATCGGCTTGAAACCTAAGGTTCCGCCTCACGCCGACCATTCGCAGAATTCAATCAGAGGATCGGAAAGGTGCGTTTCGACTCCCGGAGTAAATTCGCGGAGTTCGCAAACATCAGGATCGCCTGCGACAGCCCGACCTTCAGACTTCCATTCGCAATATTCGCACAAATCGACCGCGGTGGTCACGGCCGGCCTCGAACGGTCGCGGTCATCGGACGGGGATAGGGCACTCGAGCTTCCTATCTGGGACGGCAAGTCCCTAGCCGGTCAGCGCCTGGGTTTTCACGTCGAGCGAGTTTTGTCGGATCGAAGCGGGATCGTCCCATGGGGCCACGCGTCGTCCGGTCAGGGGTCGGCGAGTCGACGGATCCACCCCGACCGGCTCGGTGAGTTCGTCCGGCTCCATCGCGATCGGGAGTTCATCCTGCATGATGTCGCAGCCGGCTTCTGGCTCGTGGCTGAACATCTTATCGTGCGAAACGAGGCCGACGCGTTGAACGACTGGTGGTCGATCGCCGACCAGGGGCGGCTGCACGACCCCGCCCTGCTCGATCAGCTGATCAAGCTGGCGCAAACCGACGACGAGCCGCGCCCGCGAAGCCTCGCCGAGATCGCCGCCGAGTACGTCGGGGCCTCACGCGGATCTGGGCTCGTCGACGCCGCGGCCGCCTCCTTGAGGGCCTATTCGGTCATGCAAAGGCTGGCGATCGATTTGATGGGGCCGTACCGTGAGCAGATCCTCCGCGATGCAGTCGAAACGTGTGGTGTCCTCACCGAGACCGTCCAGGTCAAGGCGGCGATCGCCTTGGCAGCCGCCTCCCGGAACGGGCTGCGTCTGGACGTCGCCCGCTTGGAAGCCGCCAAGTCGCGCCTCCGCGACAGCGTCGCGCGATCGGTTGAGACCATTAGGGCCCTCCCCGGATGCGACCGGCTCTTTCGGACCACGCCGTCAGGGCGGTTCCTCGGGACGACGTCCGGCACTCCAAACCTGGACGTCGTCGAACTACGTCGGGTCCTCATCGGCGTGGTCGACGAGGTCGCCGCCGATTCAGGTCGATCGATCGCCGTCCCCCGCACGTCCTCCGGCGACGTTTCCACGTCGACCAAGCGCTGGGAGGCGATCGCGCCGTCGCACCCGTTCGTGTCGGCCTGGGCTGAACTCGGCAGGGCCTCCTCCCTGCTCCGTTGCGCGGCAAGCCTCGTCGGCCCCGTGGTCCGGCCGAATTACACGACCCTCGTCCGGACGGGACGCACCACCGCCAGCGGGCCGAACATCCAGGCCCTGCCCCGCCGCGGCGGCCTTCGCGAGGCTTTCGTCCCGAGTCCAGGCCACGTCTTCCTGATCGTGGACTACGTCTGCGCCGAACTGAGGACCCTGGCGGCGGTCTGCGAGGCCCGATTCGGCTCCTCGCGGCTGGCCCAGGTGCTCCGTGCCGGCGGCGATCCCCACGCCCACACGGCGGCCCTGTTCGAGGGGGTCGAGCCCCGGGAGTTCCTCCGGCTGCGATCCGGGTCGCCCCGAGACCGTGAGCGATTCAGCGTCCTGCGGCGGCGGGCGAAGGCGATTAACTTCGGCATCCCCGGCGGACTGGGCGCGGAGGCGCTGGCGGTTTACGCCCGGACGAACTTCAACGTCGCCATGACCGCGGCCGAGGCCGGGGAATTGCGGCGACGACTCATCGCCGAAGTGTACCCCGAGTTGGGGGCGTACCTCTCCGACGAGAGAGGCCCCCAGGGCGGGACCTCCCACGCCCCGCGCGGGATCGTCACGTCGAGCGGTCGCATCCGGGGAGTCGTGAACTACACCCAGGCCCGCAACACTCCCTTTCAGGGCGTCGCCGCCGACGCCGCCAAACTCGCGCTCTGGCATCTGATCCGGGACGGGCATCGGGTCGTCGCCTTCATACACGACGAGTTCGTGGTCGAGCTCCCCAAGTCCGGCGTCGACCACCTGGCGGAGGCTCGAAAGATCGAACTGATCCTCAATCGGGCGATGGAGTCGGCGACGCCCGGAATCCCCTCGGCTTGCGAGTTCGTACTCTCCAGGCGGTGGTCCAAGGACGCACGGCCCGTGTACTCGTCGGACGGCCGCCTCCTGCCATGGGACGACCAGGTCGAGCGTCGATCGGAAACGGCGGCCTTCCGGCCGTAGATGCAGCTTCGACGGGCATGGCCGAGAAGACGCCGTCGGCTGAATATCGATATTCATCCGCCACGGATGGCAGCCCGTCGACGTGCATCGACGCGGCCGACGAACCGCAAGTCGAACGTCGTCCAGCCCGACCTCGGCTCGCCTCGGTCTAGTACCAATGCTCGTTAGTTAAGGCACTCCACACTGGCTTTCGCACTTGCAGTTCCCGCGAGAAGCCCTGTGTTTTCGGCCTCATGACTTGGCCCTAAGTCGTCTCCGGGGCCTTAACTAACGGGCATTGGGTCTAGTACTCGATGCGACTCCTGGACGTCGAGATCCCTTG
The sequence above is a segment of the Paludisphaera rhizosphaerae genome. Coding sequences within it:
- a CDS encoding DUF3987 domain-containing protein; amino-acid sequence: MDEASESAAAHDVSIGDPLRFSSSPISSVHRESIAEYVGAGTRTERTVAYDYRDAGGNLLYQVVRGPYKRFYQRRPDPTRAGEWINDLEGVAPILYRLPELNSAAPSARVYVAEGEKDSDRLGSLGLVVTTNPMGAGKWKATYNASLEGRDVVVLPDADEVGRSHARAVAESLAGTAASVKILELPGLPHKGDVSDWLDAGGTVDELERLADAAEVVAAVGSVRNVSHDEKTVMEVVRPHFARLSADFGLRIVADSPNDHGWLTCRALYRDDARPSAGLNVRSGVYHDFGSKESLSFPELLAKLRPNAFRDRRAVLEYLAERYDVAPVADAWLTPVPFDLAAPPVFPVEALSEWQREFVEAVATATQTPVDLAAMLALSVVAVACAGKVEVVVRAGYSEPVNLFTATAQPPASRKSAVFRELLAPVEEFERTLVDQSKAAIAEALALRAIEEKALESLRRRAAKAKGPERQKLAAESRALARKLAEEAVPRPPRLLADDATPESLGSLLAENGGRLGVFSPEGGVLDILAGRYAANREAANYSVFLSGHAGDALRVDRKGRSSEFVARPALTLGLAVQPEVIRGMNRIPGARGRGLQARFLYSVPGSLVGRREVDPPPAPEQLRRGYGERVQALLAWRQDVKDAVRLGLTDEARTRWNAFAARLEPRLGPSGELVVIADWAGKLAGAVARIAGLLHMADHASNLTSVGAPLSAEVIDRAVLIGDYLIPHAKVAFALMDRDPLVDDAERLLGWIRRRVEGRGADRMFTKRDAFEALKGRFKRSAALDPPLELLASHGYIRPRDSERGPTRGRPPGPCYEVNPLAFLDAADRPEGASASSANYSSWDAEGSPGIIANCANGIQGHAPDLDEEGDGYEEGEIP
- a CDS encoding DNA polymerase, whose product is MSDRSGIVPWGHASSGQGSASRRIHPDRLGEFVRLHRDREFILHDVAAGFWLVAEHLIVRNEADALNDWWSIADQGRLHDPALLDQLIKLAQTDDEPRPRSLAEIAAEYVGASRGSGLVDAAAASLRAYSVMQRLAIDLMGPYREQILRDAVETCGVLTETVQVKAAIALAAASRNGLRLDVARLEAAKSRLRDSVARSVETIRALPGCDRLFRTTPSGRFLGTTSGTPNLDVVELRRVLIGVVDEVAADSGRSIAVPRTSSGDVSTSTKRWEAIAPSHPFVSAWAELGRASSLLRCAASLVGPVVRPNYTTLVRTGRTTASGPNIQALPRRGGLREAFVPSPGHVFLIVDYVCAELRTLAAVCEARFGSSRLAQVLRAGGDPHAHTAALFEGVEPREFLRLRSGSPRDRERFSVLRRRAKAINFGIPGGLGAEALAVYARTNFNVAMTAAEAGELRRRLIAEVYPELGAYLSDERGPQGGTSHAPRGIVTSSGRIRGVVNYTQARNTPFQGVAADAAKLALWHLIRDGHRVVAFIHDEFVVELPKSGVDHLAEARKIELILNRAMESATPGIPSACEFVLSRRWSKDARPVYSSDGRLLPWDDQVERRSETAAFRP